The following proteins come from a genomic window of Malus domestica chromosome 02, GDT2T_hap1:
- the LOC103426612 gene encoding disease resistance protein RPV1-like, whose translation MDTAMTAHEASSSSSSKSKLWNYDVFLSFRGEDTRKGFTGHLHAALKDRGYQAYMDEDDLKRGEEIKEELFREIEGSRISIIVFSKRYADSSWCLDELVKIMECRSKLGRHVLPIFYHVDPSHVRKQDRDLAEAFLKHEEGIGEETDGKKREAKQERVKQWRKALTEAANLSGHHLHITDNGREANLIRKIVDNIITKWLMSANKLRVAKHPVGINSRIQDIISHLSSGGSNVVMVGIWGMGGLGKTTAAKAIYNQIHHKFQFKSFLPDVSNTASKRGLVYLQEKFISDILKTKSEISSVDEGIGMIEDQFRHRRVLVIMDNIDEVAQLDALVGNHDWFGPGSRIIITTRDEHLLKQVDKTYPAQKLNEREALELFSWYAFGNNWPNEEYLELSEKVVSYCGGLPLALEVLGSFLFKRSIAEWKSQLEKLKKTPDGKIIKPLRISFEGLDDTQKAIFLDISCFFIGWEKDYVTKVLDGCEFFATIGISVLCERCLVTVEDNKLNMHDLFREMARVIITEKSPGHPGKWSRLWNPREVIDVLTNKSGTEEVEGLALDFLPPWFSISYWLSSSKNASFSTEAFANMKKLRLLYIENAKLSGEYKHLPKELIWLFWHGFPLNSIPDDLLNEEKLVVLDMKFSELVQVWEGSKSLQKLKIVDLTWADSLEKSPDFSQVPNLEELILEGCKRLPEIHPSIGHLKRLSLVNLKSCSNLRSLPRDFYKSKSVETLLLNDCSEFIELHEDIGEMISLRTLEADDTDIREVPPSIVRLKNLTRLSLSGVESIHLPHSLHGLNSLRELDLSCCGLADDEIPKDLGSLISLQYLNLEENNFHTLPSLRGLSNLEMLLLGGCRNLHPVPDVPPNVKVQHELYPGINLCNVM comes from the exons ATGGATACCGCCATGACAGCCCACGAAGCCTCCTCTTCATCCTCCTCCAAATCAAAACTTTGGAATTACGATGTGTTCTTGAGCTTTCGAGGCGAAGACACGCGCAAGGGCTTCACAGGCCATCTCCACGCGGCATTAAAAGACAGGGGATACCAGGCTTATATGGATGAGGACGATCTAAAAAGAGGGGAAGAAATAAAAGAGGAACTGTTCCGGGAAATCGAAGGGTCGAGGATCTCCATCATTGTCTTCTCAAAGAGGTATGCGGATTCAAGTTGGTGTCTTGACGAGCTGGTGAAGATCATGGAGTGCAGATCCAAACTGGGGCGACATGTTTTGCCAATATTCTATCATGTTGATCCTTCACATGTCAGGAAGCAGGACAGAGATTTAGCCGAAGCATTTCTGAAGCACGAAGAGGGCATCGGTGAAGAAACAGATGGCAAGAAACGTGAAGCTAAACAAGAAAGGGTAAAGCAATGGAGAAAGGCTCTTACAGAAGCTGCAAATTTGTCTGGCCACCATCTTCATATCACTGATAATGG GCGCGAAGCAAATCTTATTAGAAAAATTGTTGACAATATTATTACGAAATGGCTTATGAGCGCAAACAAACTAAGAGTGGCCAAGCACCCGGTTGGTATCAATTCTCGTATTCAAGATATTATCAGTCATCTTTCAAGTGGCGGATCAAATGTTGTCATGGTTGGAATTTGGGGGATGGGTGGATTGGGTAAAACAACAGCTGCCAAAGccatttataatcaaattcatCATAAGTTCCAATTCAAAAGTTTCCTGCCCGACGTTAGCAACACTGCGAGTAAACGTGGTCTAGTTTATTTGCAAGAAAAATTTATTTCTGACATCTTAAAAACGAAGTCTGAAATAAGCAGTGTTGATGAAGGTATCGGTATGATAGAAGATCAATTTCGACATAGAAGGGTACTTGTCATCATGGACAACATAGATGAAGTGGCCCAATTGGATGCATTAGTTGGAAATCATGATTGGTTTGGTCCAGGAAGTAGAATTATCATAACAACAAGAGATGAACATTTATTAAAGCAAGTGGATAAGACGTATCCCGCTCAGAAATTGAATGAACGAGAAGCTTTGGAGCTCTTTAGTTGGTATGCCTTTGGAAATAATTGGCCTAATGAAGAATATCTTGAACTCTCAGAAAAAGTTGTTTCTTACTGTGGAGGTTTGCCACTAgcccttgaagttttaggttcttttttgtttaaaagATCCATAGCAGAGTGGAAAAGTCAATtggagaaattgaaaaaaactcCTGatggaaaaataataaaaccccTAAGAATAAGCTTTGAAGGGCTAGATGATACACAGAAGGCTATATTTCTTGACAtatcttgtttctttattgGATGGGAGAAGGACTATGTAACAAAAGTATTAGATGGATGTGAATTTTTTGCAACAATAGGGATCAGCGTCCTCTGTGAACGATGCCTTGTAACTGTTGAAGACAACAAGTTGAATATGCATGATTTGTTTCGAGAAATGGCCAGAGTAATCATCACTGAAAAATCTCCTGGTCACCCTGGAAAATGGAGTAGGTTGTGGAATCCTCGAGAAGTTATTGATGTATTGACAAATAAATCT GGAACTGAAGAAGTTGAAGGACTTGCTCTTGATTTCCTTCCTCCTTGGTTTTCAATCTCTTATTGGTTATCAAGCTCTAAAAATGCTAGTTTCAGTACAGAGGCATTTGCCAATATGAAGAAACTGAGATTGCTTTACATCGAAAACGCGAAGCTCAGTGGAGAATACAAACATCTTCCCAAAGAGTTAATATGGTTGTTCTGGCATGGATTCCCTTTAAATTCCATACCAGATGACTTATTAAATGAAGAAAAACTAGTTGTTTTAGACATGAAGTTTAGCGAACTGGTACAAGTTTGGGAGGGTTCCAAG TCACTTCAGAAGTTGAAAATCGTTGATCTCACTTGGGCCGATTCCTTAGAAAAATCACCAGACTTTTCACAAGTCCCaaatcttgaagagttgatattGGAAGGGTGTAAAAGATTGCCCGAGATTCACCCCTCCATTGGTCATCtgaaaagactttctttggtgaaCCTTAAAAGTTGTTCCAATCTTCGTTCTCTTCCAAGGGATTTCTATAAGTCAAAATCTGTTGAGACTCTTCTTCTTAATGACTGTTCAGAATTCATTGAACTGCATGAGGATATAGGGGAGATGATATCGCTGAGAACACTTGAAGCAGATGATACAGACATAAGAGAAGTACCACCTTCCATAGTAAGATTGAAGAATCTCACTCGTTTATCCCTATCAGGTGTGGAAAGTATTCATTTACCACATTCGTTACACGGCTTAAACTCTTTAAGGGAATTAGATCTCTCATGTTGCGGATTAGCTGATGATGAAATCCCTAAGGATCTTGGGAGTCTAATTTCCTTACAATATTTGAATCTTGAAGAGAATAATTTTCATACCCTACCCAGCCTCCGTGGTCTTTCAAACCTTGAAATGTTGTTGTTAGGTGGATGTAGAAATCTTCATCCAGTCCCTGATGTACCACCAAATGTGAAAGTTCAGCATGAGTTGTATCCTGGGATCAATTTGTGCAATGTTATGTAG